The following DNA comes from Bacillota bacterium.
TTGGCCCGCTCCTTGACCTCGTTGAGGACCTCCTTGGCCGTGAACATCGCCTCGACTCGGGTCTCCGGGCTGACGACGTCCTTGGCCTCGATGTCGGGGAAGCGCTCGTCGACCACATAGACGCAAGGAACGCCGCGTCGCCGGAGCTGGGTGATGAACTCCGGCTTGATGGGCGTTCCCGAGGCCAGGAGGACCTGACTATCGGCGCCGAAGATCGGCCTGGCGACGATCATTCCCGGTTGAATATGGTCGATGTCGACGATCTTCAAATGCCGTTCCCCCGGACTGTGTTCGTTGGCGGATTGAGGGCGCTAATCCCCCTCTTCAATGATATCGAACAAACGGGGCTGAAAATGCAGCCCCGCACCCTGGGCATCCATGTCCCACTTGAAACTGCGCCGGTGGACCGGGCACGGACCCAGTCGCCGCAAGGCTTCTACGTGCGCCGTCGTGCAGTAGCCCTTGTTCTCAGCCAAGCCGTAACCCGGGTATAGCCGGTCCAAGTCGTCCATCACGGCGTCCCTGGCCACCTTGGCGATGACCGAGGCCGCGGCGATGGACGCCGAACGGCTGTCACCCTTGACGATGGCCCGCTGCCTCAGTTCCAGGCCGGGAATGGCAAAGCCGTCGACAAGGACAAAGTCGACGGCGACTGACAGGCCGGCCAGGGCCCGGCGCATTGCCAGGAAGCTGGCCTGACGGATATTGATGGTGTCGATCTCCTCGACCTCGGCCCGGCCGATGGAGACCCCCAGGGCGATCTCCCGGATCAGCGGGCATAGGGTTTCCCGCTGCTCGGCCGAGAGCCGCTTCGAGTCGTCCAGCCCGACCAGGCGCAGCCCGGGCGGAAGGATGACGGCGGCGGCGAAGACCGGCCCGGCCAACGGGCCCCGGCCGACCTCGTCGACTCCGGCGATGACCGCCGCCCCCTGGGCCCTGGCCTCGGCCTCGAACCTCTCCATGGCCGTCAGCCTAGCCGCTTCGGCCTCTTCCCGGTCGAGCCTGGCGAGGATCTCCGCTCCCAGGCGACGGGCTCCGGCCCGCGGGTCGCGGGCCAGCCGGCGGGCGGCCCGCCGGCGCAGCTCGGCCCTGGACAGGCCATGGACGATGAGGCGGATCTCCTCAAGGCTGAGGTCCTTGAATGACGGCTTCATGGAATCACCCATGAAGGACCATCTACTCCCCCGGAGGTGGGCTTTCCTGCTTCCGCGAAAGACCTTTCGGCGGGCGGACCGGCCTCCCGCCGGACGCGGCCGCCTCCGGGACCGGGTCAAGGGTGAATCGCCCCAGTCGCCCGCTCCGGAATTCGGCCAGCAGGACCTGGGCGGCGCGGTCGAAATCGGGCTGGCCGCCGGCCTTGAGGAGACCCCGGCTCACGGCCACTTGCGCCAGAGCCGTCTGGGAGTCCCCGTCGACGATCCCGTAACGCTCGACGAGCACCCCCTTGGACTCCCTCCGCAGCTCAGTGATGAGTCCCTGGGCCACCTGGACCTGGTCGTAGGCCCCGGCCTCGAGGGCCCCCGTGGCCGCCAGACGGTAGACGACCTCTTGGTCGCCGACCCGCGGCGGCAAGGTCCCCGGTAGGTCGAGCAGCTCGAAGGAGGACCCGACGCGGACCCACTGGGGGCCGCGGGTGACCCCGGGCAAGGCCCCCGTTCTGGCCCGGGCCCGGCCGGCCAAGCGGTTGATGAGCGAACTCTTACCCACGTTGGGAGTCCCGAGGATCATCGCCCGCCGGGCCCTGCCCGCCGCTTTGGTCTTGGCCGAGGCCCGGACGGCGGCAGTCAACGCTCTGATTCCCCGCCCCTCGGTCGCCGAGATGATCACGACCCGGTACCCCCGGCGGCCAAAAAAAGCCGCCCAGCGCGCGGTATCTTCATCCGCGGCCAAGTCGGCCTTGTTGATGGCGATGATCCGCGGTTTCTGGCCGACGAGGGCGTCAAGGTCCGGGTTCCGACTGGAGGCCGGGACGCGGGCATCGACAACCTCGATGACCACGTCGACCACCCGGAGCATCTCCCGGATGACTCGGTTCGTCCGGGCCATGTGCCCGGGATACCTCTGACCCTTCATATCCCGCTCTCCGCGGCTTCCCCGACCGGGGTCAGCCGCTCAACCCAGGGTGATCGGCCCAGACTCACGGGTCAACGAACCAGAGCAATCCGGTTCAATGGCCAGTAAATCAGGATGGCCTTACCCTTGACGTTCTCCAAGGGGACGAAACCGAGGGAGGCGAAACGGCTGTCCTCGCTGTTGGCGCGATTGTCCCCCAGGACGAAGAGGCTGTCCGGAGGGACGGTCGTCTCGGGATAGTTCGATTTCTGCGGGATCATCAGATGGTTTTCCGGGAAGACCTGCCCATTGAGGTAGACGACGCCGTCTCTGATGGCCACCCGGTCACCGGGGAGGCCGATGGCCCGCTTGATGTAGTCCTTAGCCGGATTCTTGGGGTTACGGAAGACGATGACCTCGCCGCGCCGCGGGGAACGCAGGTGGTAGATGGCCTTATTCAGCCACAGCCGCTCGCCGGTGTAGAGGGTCGGTTGCATCGAAGGTCCATTGACGAGAGTCGTCTCGACGACGAAGGTCTTGATCAAGAGAGCCAGGACCAAGGCGAAGACAACGGTCTCGATAAGCTCACGGAAAAGGCTCTTCTCGGGCTCGGCCATTTTCTGCCCCCCCGGTCCACCGCGGGAAAAGACCAAGACAAAAAAGGGACTGTTGGCAGTCCCTGATCGAACCTTACCGGATGGTGGTTCGCTCCTTGACCTTGGCCGCACGGCCGGTCAACTCGCGCAGGTAGTTCAACTTAGCCCGCCGAACCCGCCCCCGTCGAACGACTTCAATCTTGTCGACCCTCGGGGAATGCAGCGGGAACTTCCGCTCCACGCCGACCCCGTACGAGATGCGCCGAACGGTGAAGGTCTCGCGGACTCCGCCGCCGCTCCGACCGATGACGATCCCTTCGTAGGCCTGGATCCTCTCGCGGCCACCCTCGACCACTTTGACCTGCACCCGGACAGTATCGCCGGGGGCGAAGTCCGGGATATCCTTGCGCATGTTCTCGAGTTCGATCGTTCTGATCAGGTCCACCGGTCTTCCTCCTTTGACCAAGCAGGTCCACAAGCAGAAATTATAGCATACAGCCCTAGAAAAGACAACTTATCGCACGTCCGGGCGGTCAGCCTCCGCTCTTCGGTCCTTCCTCGCGGGGGGTGGCTTCCAGCCTGATCTCGGCCAACAGCCGCTCGTCCTCCCGCCGGAGGTTCACCAACTCGAGCAGGTCCGGACGGCGCTCGAGGGTCCGACGCAGGGATTCGCGGCGGCGCCATAGGCGGACCTTTTCGTGGTGTCCCGAGACGAGCACCTCGGGGACGGCCATGCCCCGGAAGATCGGCGGCCGAGTGTACTGCGGATATTCCAGGAGGCCGTCGGAAAAGGACTCTTCGCTTACCGAGTCGTCCTCGAGGACGCCCGGCACGAGCCGGGAAACCGCGTCGACGAGGACCATCGCCGGCAGTTCACCACCGGTGACCACGAAATCGCCCAGGGAGATCTCCTCTTCCACGAGTCCGGCCCTGATCCGCTCGTCGACGCCCTCGTAGTGGCCGCAGATGACCAATAGCCACTCCAGACCGGCCAGCCTGACAACGGTCTCCTGAGTCAGGCGGCGGCCCTGAGGGGTCATCAGGATGACTCTCGGACGGTGTCCCACCGGGCCCGAGGCGACGATCATCTCGACCCCCTCGAAGACCGGGTCGGGCTTGAGGACCATGCCCGCCCCGCCACCGTAAGGGTAGTCGTCGACCGTCCGATGCCGGTCGTGGGTGAAGCCGCGCAGGTCGTGGCAGCGGATGTCCAGCAAGCCGTGGTTGGCACCGCGCTTGACGATGCTCTCTCCAAAAGGGCCTTCGAACATGGCCGGGAAGAGGGTCAGAATATCGACCCGGAGAGGGCTCATTTCCACTCCTCCAAGGGCCTTGCGACGATCACTCCGGCGGCCAGGTCGACCCGGCGGATGACTTCTCGTGTCGCCGGGAGAAGGGTCTGACGCCCGCCGTCAGTGACGACGTAGACGTCGTTGGCCGGCTCGCTGACCACCTCGCTGAGGAGACCGAGGGGCTTGCCGGATTCGTCGATGACTCTCAACCCGACCAGCTGGAAGTGATAATAGGAGCCTTCCGGTAAAGGCACGACGGCCGCCGGCGGGACCTTGACCTCCCCGCCGACCAACCCCTCGGCCTCGTCGCGGGTCTTTGCCCAATCGAAG
Coding sequences within:
- a CDS encoding ribonuclease HII, encoding MGDSMKPSFKDLSLEEIRLIVHGLSRAELRRRAARRLARDPRAGARRLGAEILARLDREEAEAARLTAMERFEAEARAQGAAVIAGVDEVGRGPLAGPVFAAAVILPPGLRLVGLDDSKRLSAEQRETLCPLIREIALGVSIGRAEVEEIDTINIRQASFLAMRRALAGLSVAVDFVLVDGFAIPGLELRQRAIVKGDSRSASIAAASVIAKVARDAVMDDLDRLYPGYGLAENKGYCTTAHVEALRRLGPCPVHRRSFKWDMDAQGAGLHFQPRLFDIIEEGD
- the ylqF gene encoding ribosome biogenesis GTPase YlqF, whose product is MKGQRYPGHMARTNRVIREMLRVVDVVIEVVDARVPASSRNPDLDALVGQKPRIIAINKADLAADEDTARWAAFFGRRGYRVVIISATEGRGIRALTAAVRASAKTKAAGRARRAMILGTPNVGKSSLINRLAGRARARTGALPGVTRGPQWVRVGSSFELLDLPGTLPPRVGDQEVVYRLAATGALEAGAYDQVQVAQGLITELRRESKGVLVERYGIVDGDSQTALAQVAVSRGLLKAGGQPDFDRAAQVLLAEFRSGRLGRFTLDPVPEAAASGGRPVRPPKGLSRKQESPPPGE
- the lepB gene encoding signal peptidase I, whose protein sequence is MAEPEKSLFRELIETVVFALVLALLIKTFVVETTLVNGPSMQPTLYTGERLWLNKAIYHLRSPRRGEVIVFRNPKNPAKDYIKRAIGLPGDRVAIRDGVVYLNGQVFPENHLMIPQKSNYPETTVPPDSLFVLGDNRANSEDSRFASLGFVPLENVKGKAILIYWPLNRIALVR
- the rplS gene encoding 50S ribosomal protein L19, with product MDLIRTIELENMRKDIPDFAPGDTVRVQVKVVEGGRERIQAYEGIVIGRSGGGVRETFTVRRISYGVGVERKFPLHSPRVDKIEVVRRGRVRRAKLNYLRELTGRAAKVKERTTIR
- the trmD gene encoding tRNA (guanosine(37)-N1)-methyltransferase TrmD, giving the protein MSPLRVDILTLFPAMFEGPFGESIVKRGANHGLLDIRCHDLRGFTHDRHRTVDDYPYGGGAGMVLKPDPVFEGVEMIVASGPVGHRPRVILMTPQGRRLTQETVVRLAGLEWLLVICGHYEGVDERIRAGLVEEEISLGDFVVTGGELPAMVLVDAVSRLVPGVLEDDSVSEESFSDGLLEYPQYTRPPIFRGMAVPEVLVSGHHEKVRLWRRRESLRRTLERRPDLLELVNLRREDERLLAEIRLEATPREEGPKSGG
- the rimM gene encoding ribosome maturation factor RimM (Essential for efficient processing of 16S rRNA), which gives rise to MAEEELISIGKIVGVHGVRGMVRVYPLTDFPQRYLERPDVFVVGPDGSQRPARITEATPHKGVYLMAFDWAKTRDEAEGLVGGEVKVPPAAVVPLPEGSYYHFQLVGLRVIDESGKPLGLLSEVVSEPANDVYVVTDGGRQTLLPATREVIRRVDLAAGVIVARPLEEWK